One Campylobacter sputorum subsp. sputorum DNA segment encodes these proteins:
- the rpe gene encoding ribulose-phosphate 3-epimerase, protein MYVAPSILSANFGNLSSDITKVCEAGADLLHIDVMDGHFVPNLTIGPSVVKAAAKASSVPLDIHLMVKNVKFFVDLFLDIKPKFITFHIEEEKHPLRMIEYIRDHGISPGIVLNPHTPVSMLEHIIHSVDIVLLMSVNPGFGGQKFMPLVLKKISTLRDMIDKNNIKCMIEVDGGINGLNIADIEIAGADIVVAGNYIFSSNDYKTSINSLKI, encoded by the coding sequence ATGTATGTAGCACCAAGTATTCTCTCGGCTAATTTTGGAAATTTAAGCAGTGATATAACAAAGGTTTGTGAAGCTGGGGCTGATCTTTTACATATAGATGTTATGGATGGTCATTTTGTACCAAATTTAACAATAGGACCTAGTGTTGTGAAAGCTGCGGCAAAAGCTTCAAGTGTGCCGCTTGATATACACTTAATGGTAAAAAATGTTAAATTTTTTGTAGATCTTTTTTTAGACATAAAACCAAAATTTATAACATTTCACATAGAAGAAGAAAAACACCCTTTAAGAATGATTGAATACATTAGAGATCACGGAATTAGCCCTGGAATAGTTCTAAATCCACATACTCCAGTTTCTATGTTAGAGCATATAATTCATAGTGTTGATATAGTGCTTTTAATGAGTGTAAATCCTGGTTTTGGCGGACAGAAATTTATGCCTCTTGTTCTTAAAAAAATATCTACTTTAAGAGATATGATAGATAAAAATAACATAAAATGCATGATAGAAGTTGATGGTGGTATAAATGGATTAAACATAGCAGACATAGAAATAGCTGGGGCTGATATAGTTGTAGCTGGAAATTATATATTTTCATCAAATGATTATAAGACATCGATTAATTCATTAAAGATATAA